One window of Papaver somniferum cultivar HN1 chromosome 9, ASM357369v1, whole genome shotgun sequence genomic DNA carries:
- the LOC113312532 gene encoding uncharacterized protein LOC113312532 yields the protein MQEVSSSYSDEPKAQQIIAQLLVSPSTTPIFSYHQEILRYKSRLYIGTANNRNKHENTLPVGLLQLIPIPNQAWQHISMDFIEGLPKSEHKDVILVVFDRLTKYNHFIALQHPYTAITVDKAFLHNIFKLHGLPSSITSDRDKVFTSNFCFPTNITTSVAAVEEYLAHRKAMLDILKDSLSVAQARMKFFADQNRTDRSFKVGDSVYLKLQPYIQVSVSLRKNFKLSAKYYGPFTVIAKVGNLDYKLKLLPEARVHPVFHVSQLKKKIGFTYVPSPTLPLVDHAGQVIITPIFALSYRTITRGDHTVQQVLIHWFDAIAEEATWEDIATIQAHFPAFVLEDKDNLEG from the exons ATGCAAGAAGTTTCTTCTAGTTATTCTGATGAACCTAAAGCTCAGCAAATCATTGCTCAACTACTGGTTTCTCCATCTACAACTCCAATTTTCTCTTATCACCAAGAGATTCTTAGGTATAAGTCCAGACTGTACATTGGAACTGCCAACAAT AGGAACAAGCATGAAAACACCCTACCTGTTGGCCTCTTACAACTTATACCTATTCCTAATCAAGCATGGCAACACATCTCCATGGATTTCATTGAAGGCCTACCAAAGAGTGAGCACAAAGATGTCATTTTGGTGGTATTTGATAGGCTCACAAAGTACAACCACTTCATTGCACTTCAACACCCTTACACTGCAATTACTGTGGATAAAGCATTCTTACATAACATCTTCAAGCTGCATGGTTTACCCTCATCCATCACTTCTGACAGAGACAAAGTCTTCACAAGTAACTTCTG CTTTCCTACTAACATCACTACTTCTGTGGCTGCTGTTGAGGAGTATCTTGCACACAGGAAAGCTATGCTTGACATTCTTAAAGACTCATTATCTGTTGCTCAAGCAAGGATGAAGTTTTTTGCAGATCAAAACAGAACTGACAGATCTTTTAAAGTGGGAGATTCAGTCTACCTGAAGTTACAGCCATACATACAAGTCTCTGTCTCCCTTAGGAAGAACTTCAAGTTGTCAGCTAAGTACTATGGTCCTTTTACTGTAATTGCTAAAGTAGGCAACTTAGATTATAAACTAAAACTTCTACCAGAGGCCAGAGTGCACCCTGTGTTCCATGTTTCACAGCTCAAGAAGAAGATTGGTTTTACTTATGTACCTTCTCCTACATTGCCACTGGTTGATCATGCAGGCCAAGTCATCATCACTCCTATTTTTGCCCTAAGTTACAGAACCATTACAAGGGGAGATCACACTGTTCAACAGGTCCTCATTCATTGGTTTGATGCCATAGCTGAGGAAGCTACATGGGAAGATATTGCTACTATCCAAGCTCATTTTCCAGCTTttgtccttgaggacaaggacaaTTTGGAGGGATAG